The genomic region AAATGACTGGGAAGTAAAGGAATTTCCTGTAAAAGACACCCTTGACCAATTATTTCCTGATACACCAATTGCAATCACCAGGATAGATGGTCATGCGATGCTGGTAAATCAGGCGGCACTTGATAAAGCTGGAATCACTACGAATACAGAATTTGATGGTGGCGATATCGAGCAGAAAAACGGGAAACTAACTGGGATCCTTGTCGATAATCCAATGATGCTTGTTGAAGAGATCACCGAACGCGCAGATATTGAAACCCAGAAGAAAGCATTACTGGATGCTCAGGAAATCTCATTTTCTTATGGATTAACTACAGTGGATGATGCAGGACTGGACAAGCAGGTAATTGAGCTTATTGATAGTCTTAATAAAACCGGGGAATTGAAAATTCGTTTGTACGCGATGCTGAGTAACAGCGATAAGAATCTTGATTATTATCTGGAAAGGGGACCTTATAAAACTGATCTACTTAACGTGCGTTCAGTAAAATTCTACGGAGATGGAGCACTTGGTTCTCGTGGAGCAGCTTTGAAAGAACCGTATGCAGATCGTGATGGTCATTACGGTGCATTGCTTTCACCGGTTTCAGAATTTAAAGCCACAGCTGAACGTATTGCGAAAACAGGTTTTCAGATGAATACGCATGCCATTGGTGATTCTGCTAATTATATGGTTCTTAAAACCTATGATTCACTTTTAAGTGATTCTGAAGACAGAAGATGGAGAGTGGAGCATTCGCAGGTGATCGATGCAGATGATTTTAAATATTTCAGTAAAAATATCCTTCCATCTATCCAACCCACTCATGCAACCAGCGATATGTACTGGGCTGAAGAAAGACTTGGGGAAGAAAGGATCAAAGGTGCCTATGCATATAAAAAACTTTTAAACCAGGCGGGAATGGTAGCTCTTGGAACAGATTTTCCTGTAGAACAGGTTAATCCATTTCTTACTTTCTACGCTGCTGTAGACAGGCAGGATACCAAAAACTTTCCTGAAGGAGGATTTATGAGGGAAGAAGCGCTAAGTAGGGAAGAGACCTTACGCGGTATGACCATCTGGGCGGCTTATTCAAATTTTGAAGAAGACGAAAAAGGAAGTATAGAAGCAGGTAAATTTGCAGATTTCGTGATTCTGGATCGTGATCTTATGAAAGTAGAGATCGATAAAGTTCCAGATACGAAAGTGATCTCAACTTTTGTAGCAGGGGAGCAGGTCTATAAGAACTAAAGCAATTATCTTTGTAGCTTATTAAAATTTAAAACAATGAACGACGGATTATACGCAAAATTCCATACTTCTAAAGGAGAAATCCTCGCTGAACTGGAATTTCAAAAAACACCTGGAACTGTAGGGAACTTTGTAGGTCTTGCAGAAGGGAAGATAGAAAATGACCCGAAAGATAAGGGAGTTCCTTATTACGACGGACTTAAATTCCACAGAGTGATTCCAGATTTTATGATTCAGGGAGGAGATCCTCAGGGAACCGGAGCTGGTGGACCTGGTTACAATTTCGATGATGAGATCCATGCAGATCTTAGACACGATGCGCCAGGGAAATTATCTATGGCAAATGCCGGACCGGGTACTAAT from Christiangramia sp. OXR-203 harbors:
- a CDS encoding amidohydrolase, translated to MRRLLLVFAIFLTFSSVAQKQKADLLVFNGVVYTVDAEFNTTEAFAVKDGKFLKFGTEAALREEFDFSEELDAKGKAVYPGLIDAHAHFYGLGMQQQRVDLTETKSFTEVVARIEEFQKENKTEFIVGRGWDQNDWEVKEFPVKDTLDQLFPDTPIAITRIDGHAMLVNQAALDKAGITTNTEFDGGDIEQKNGKLTGILVDNPMMLVEEITERADIETQKKALLDAQEISFSYGLTTVDDAGLDKQVIELIDSLNKTGELKIRLYAMLSNSDKNLDYYLERGPYKTDLLNVRSVKFYGDGALGSRGAALKEPYADRDGHYGALLSPVSEFKATAERIAKTGFQMNTHAIGDSANYMVLKTYDSLLSDSEDRRWRVEHSQVIDADDFKYFSKNILPSIQPTHATSDMYWAEERLGEERIKGAYAYKKLLNQAGMVALGTDFPVEQVNPFLTFYAAVDRQDTKNFPEGGFMREEALSREETLRGMTIWAAYSNFEEDEKGSIEAGKFADFVILDRDLMKVEIDKVPDTKVISTFVAGEQVYKN